The Lolium rigidum isolate FL_2022 chromosome 1, APGP_CSIRO_Lrig_0.1, whole genome shotgun sequence region gggcctccaagagcagaggtttgtagaacagcagcaagtttcccttaagtggatcacccaaggtttatcgatctcagggaggaagaggtcaaagatatccctctcatgcaaccctgcaaccacaaagcaagaagtctcttgtgtccccaacacacctaataggtgcactagttcggcgaagagatagtgaaatacaggtggtatgaataaatagtagcaacggcaccgagaaaagtgctttgcccaggacgagtaaacaagcagtagtaacgcaagtagtagtaacgcgatagaaacgagtaaacaagcagcgatagcgatatttaggaacaaggcctagggattagactttcactagtggacactctcaacgttgatcacataacggaatagataaatgcatactctacactcttgttggatgatgaacacattgcgtaggattacacgaaccctcaatgctcggagttaacaagctccacaataatgctcatattttagtaacctttagtgtaagatagatcaaaagactaaaccaagtactagcagagcatgcacactcgtcaccttcatgcatatggaggaggaatagatcacatcaatattatcatagcaatagttaacttcgcaatctacaagagatcatgatcatagcataaaccaagtactaacacggtgcacacacttgtcacctttgcacacgtgcgggaggaataaaactactttaataacattgctagagtagcacatagataaattgtgatacaaacacattgcaatcataaagagatataaataagcaactcactatgccattcaacagtgaataagtattcggtgaaatatagcctaagagacccacacggtgcacacactgtcacctttacacacgtgggacaaggagtctccggagatcacataagtaaaactcacttgactagcatagtgacatctagattacaagcatcatcatatgaatctcaatcatgtaaggcagctcatgagattattgtattgaagtacataggagagagatgaaccacatagctaccggtacagccccgagcctcgatggagaactactccctcctcatgggagcagcagcggtgatgaagatggcggtggagatggcagcggtgtcgatggagaagccttccgggggcacttccccgctccggcagggtgccggaacgagactcctgtcccccggatcttggcttcgcgatggcggcggctccggaaggttttccgtatcgtggttcttcgcatcggggtttcgcgacggaggctttatataggcgaagaggcggcgcaggagggtcgaaggggtggccacaccatatggcggcgcggccggggcccgggccgcgccggcctatggtccgggggcccagtgcccccctccggtccttccgggtgttccggatgcttccggtgaaaataggaacccgggtcttcgtttcgtccaattccgagaatatttcgttactaggatttccgaaaccaaaaacagcgaaaacgagaaccggctcttcggcatcttgttaatagattagttccagaaaatgcacgaatatgacataaagtgtgcataaaacatgtaggtatcatcaataatatggcatggaacataagaaattatcgatacgtcggagacgtatcaagcctctactaataacggagagcatgcaagatcataaacaacacatatgtaataacttgataattaacataacatggtattctctatccatcggatcccgacaaacacaacatagagtattacagatagatgatcttgatcatgttaggcagctcacaagatccaacaatgaagcacaataaggagaagacaaccatctagctactgctatggacccatagtccaggggtgaactactcactcatcactccggaggcgaccatggcggtgtagagtcctccgggagatgaatcccctctccggcagggtgccggaggagatctccggaatccccgagatgggattggcggcggcggcgtctccggaaggttttccgtatcgtggtttttccgcatcgggggtttcgcgacggaggctttaagtaggcggaagggcaacgtgggggccacacgggggccccacaccacgagtcggcgcggccaagggctgggccgcgccgccctatggtggcagcccctcgtggccccacttcgtatccctttcggtcttccggaaggttcgtggcaaaataggaccacgggacttgatttcgtccaattccgagaatatttcgttactaggatttcgaaaccaaaaacagcagaaaacaggaactggcacttcggcatcttgttaataggttagttccagaaaatgcacgaatatgacataaagtgtgcataaaacatgtaggtatcatcaataatatggcatgaaacataagaaattatcgatacgtcggaggcgtatcatcgccaaaatattcgaaatgaatttAGATTTTTAGGTTGGTAGTTATTCATATGGGACTTGCTAATCCTCAGGCGACTGAGAATTTGTGAAGTCTCAGTCGACCTGCCGGACCGTTCGATTGCTTCCAAGATTGAGCTTGGCTGAGCGGGACTTAAAAGGAACAAGGCCTTCTGACCGCTCAGCGGACCATGCACAACCACCATGATAGCTAATGCTTCTTGTTTGATTTTCGAGTGCGTTCAATCAAACAGTTTATCTATtgccattttcatgttttcttttattttttgtattctttatttatttttcagTCTATTATATGTATAATATTGTTCTTGTTTTGTAACAATATTTTTTTGATACATCTGAGTTTAGTTCAACTTGTATGTTTTTATCATCCTCATTATTTTTGACACAAGTTGCActttttctcaagaaatgtgcaatTAGCAACTGTTTTCCGAAACAAGTTGCACTTTTATAAAAAAGGTTTCAAGTAGCAAGATGGTTTTTGATACGggttgcacttttctcaagatatgtgcaactctatttgttttcgatACAAGTTGCACTAttctcaagaaatgtgcaactccaaACAGTTCCCGATACAAGTAAATTTAAGTTGCAACTATATTAGCTTTTGATACGAGTTGCAGTTTTtataagaaatgtgcaactccaaTTGGTTTCCGTTATGTTGGACTTTTCTTGAGAAAGGTGCAACCGGTCTTGAACTAGTTGCACTTTTATCAAGAAAGATGAAAGCAGCAAAGGATTTTTCATACCAATTACACTTTTTATCAAGATATGTGCAACTTCAACCGGTTCCCgctatgagttgcacttttctccagAAACATGCCACTGGTCTTGAATTAGTCCCACATTTATCAAGAAATATGCAGGTAGTAGTGTTTTCATACGAGTTGCGCTTTTCATCAAGATATGTGCAACTACAACCAGCTTTTGCTATGAGTTGCATTTTTCTCGAAAAACGTGCAACCCGTCTTGAACTAGTTCcacttttatcaaaaaaaaaaaattgcaagtaGCAACATGGTTTTGATATGAGTTACACTTTTTATCAACATATGTGCAACTCCAACCGGTTTCGCTGTGAGTTACACTTTTCTCGGGAAACGTGCAACTGATTTTAAACTACTTGCACTTTTATCAAGAAATATGTAAAGTAGCAACATGGTTTTAATACGAGTTGCACTTATTTATCAAGACATGCACAACTCTAAATAGTTTCCGACATGAGTTACACTTTTCAAGCAATTAGTAAACGTTTACTAAACAAGTTGTACATTTCTCAAGTAATGTGCAACTCCGACCGAGTTTTTCCTATGAGTTGCACATTTCTCCACGCAACCGATTTTAAAGAAATTTTCTCTTTTCCAAACTCACACGTACAAGCtaagcataattttttttttaagaGAAACAACCTAAGTACAGTTTCATTTCACTTCGCTAATGATTGACAGTGTGGACGTACTCTTCAAGGACCGTGTCAGCCGAGTACTGTGtgcgctacaacaaatcggtaggAAGGGAAATAAAAACATGACAAACAACATAACCAGCCCAGTGGCTAGATGCTACACGGTGGACACAAACTGATCGACTGAGACATAACCAAAAATCAGTCGCCTGAGACGCAGCCACTCCcgatatttactgttgataaatatcaGGACACCGggctgatagcttctaaactaaaaaagattcgctaaaatgtttaaaataaaattaactttggggttgataattttatacattttaccattgatcactcaagtacggagggttgattattcaaaacagagagggttgataacttttagtccaatttttttttctcgaaacatatcaacatgggtgctagttttgaagatctcgtcgagacggatttattggtgaaagcgaatcttaatttagagttgtcgtttgaaagttaaaacattttgaattttcaaatttggaaaagattccgctgacatcagcagattcgtttaTTTTTTGATGCAtggagaactttccctcaatagcctgcaccaaaagttgataattttatatatttaccgttgatcacttaagtacggagggttgattattcaaatagaaatGGTTGATAATTTTTAGTCCGAAAAAAagttttctcgaaacatatcaacatgggtgctagttttgaagatctcgtcgagacgaatttattggtgaaagcgaatcttaatttggagttgtcgtttgaaagttaaaacgttttgaattttcaaatttggaaaagattccgctgacatcagcagattcgtctatttgtgcttgtatgcagaactttcccttattaccctgcaccaggttgataattttatacatttaccgttgatcattcAAGTACGaacgggttgattattcaaatagagaggcttgataacttttagtcagaaaaaaagtttgtcgaaacatattaacatgggtgctagttttgaagatctcgtcgagatgaatttattggtgaaagcgaatcttaaatcggagttgttgtttaaaagttaaaacgttttaaattttcaaatttgttccTTTTTACATGCATACAAACGTACGGCAAGGGAAAACGCGTTTACTTCTAATCATGTCGGAAACCGATCGCTCGCTTAACTCCTGGCGATCGAGCGCCAACTAGGGCAGCCCGATAATATAGTACCTTTTGTCACGGAGGGAGATATACAATGTGACGCGCGCTTTGGCGACGTATGGTGCGAAATCAGGCGATGGGTCTCGAGCTGTATGGCCGGACGATGTCCCGCCAGCGATTATGCTGCTCACCAGTTAATGGAAAGGTGCTTTCCACCTAAAAGGAACTAACATGATCGATGATCTCATGGAACCATGAAAAGACCCTACCAAGCAGCACCTGTTCGTCAGCAAAAACAGAATCCTGGGAATGATCCCCTGGTAAAGGGACAAACATGTCGCCTTGCACATAGCAATCGGTTCGTCATCGGCGACAACCTTGTTCCGTGCCTCTGAGATATCGCCGGCCGGTGCCCAAACCTACAAATGCAAGCCCCCAAAACACATGTTCCGACTGATCATAATCGTATATATTAGGTGTAGGCATTGCTGCAATCACTAGCCTATCAAGCATCTTCAATTGCAACCTATGGCGTCTGGTGCAGTGTTGGGCCTGGTCGCTCTGGTCGTGGTGGTCGCAACCTGGCTGTGGACAGCAGCGATGCACCACCTGGTGTGGCGTCCCTACGCCGTCGCGAAATCCTTCCGCCGGCAGGGCATCCGCGGGCCGGCGTACCGGTTTTTCGTCGGCAACAACGAGGAGTCCAAGGCCATGCGTGTGGCGACGGCCAACGACGTGCTGAACATCCGTTCTCACGACATCATCCCGCGCGTGCTGCCGCAGTACCAGGCCTGGACGGCGTCGTACGGCAAGGTGTTCCTGTCGTGGACGGGGTACACGCCGGCGCTCTGCGTCGGCGACTAcgacatggtgaagcagatcctgtCCAACAAGTCTGGCCTGTACAACAAGCCGGACCCGGGGCCGAACATCCTGGCACTGCTGGGCAAAGGCCTCGTCTTCGCTGACGGCGACCTCTGGACGCGCCACCGCCACGTCGTGCACCCGGCCTTCACCATGGACAAGCTCAAGATGATGGCCAAAACGATGGCGGAGTGTGCTGGCAAAGTTGTCGGGGCCTGGGAGGCGCGCGCAGCTGCGGCTAGCGGTGGTGTCGCGCGGGTGGAGAACATCGGGCAGCAGTTCGTGGAGCTGACCGCCGACGTGATCTCGCACACGGCGTTCGGGAGCAGCTACAGGGAGGGAAAGGAGGTGTTCGTGGCGCAAGGGGAGCTGCAGTACATCGCATTCACCAGCATCAACAAGGTCCGCGTCCCGGGCCTCCAGTACCTCCCCACCAAGACCAACGTGCGGCGCTGGCAGCTGACAAAAAAGGTGCGCGGCACTCTCATGGCGATCATCCGCGACCGGCAGGCCGCTGCCAAGGACGCCAGGGGATACGGAAACGACCTTCTCGGCCTGATGCTCGAGGCCAACGCGCTGGCTGACGCCGGCGAGCAGAGGGCGGCCATgagcatggacgagatcatcgaCGAGTGCAAGACTTTCTTCTTCGCCGGGCACGACACTACCTCGCACCTCCTCACCTGGGCCGTCTTCCTCCTCGGCACGCATCCCGAGTGGCAGCAAAAGCTCAGGGAGGAGGTCCTCCGGGAGTGCGGCGGCACGAAGGCGCCCATACATGGCGACGCCCTCAACAAGCTCAAAATCGTAAGCACCTGCCTCTCCTATCATTCTGATCCAGCTACCGTGCTCCATGAAAAACGAGGTCGACTCACTTCACTTGTGAACTGTAATCGGTGATGGCAGGCGACGATGGTGCTGTACGAGACGTTGAGGCTGTACGGCGCGGTGACCATAATAGCGAGGAAGGCGGTGGCAGACACAGAGCTCGGCGGCGTGAAGATCCCCAAGGGCACCATGACAATGATACCGATTGCGATGATGCACCGCGACGAGGAGGTGTGGGGCGCGGACGCCGGCACGTTCAACCCAGACCGGTTCCGGAACGGCGTGGGTAGGGCGGCCAAGCACCCGAGCGCGATGCTGGGCTTCTCCGTCGGTCCGCGGTCGTGCATCGGCCAGGACTTCGCGATGCTGGAGGCCAAGGCCACGCTCGCCCTGATCGTACGGCAGTTCGAGTTCGAGGTCGCGCCGGAGTATGTGCACGCGCCGGCCGACTTCCTGACGCTGCAGCCCAAGTGCGGGCTCCCAATCCTACTCAAGCTCTTACATCAGTAAAACACTAAAACAGACGAGTTTTGAACTGCTACTCCTAGTAGGAGTACAAGATACATACCAGTAAGTGATATGCTCACAGGTGGTTTTGTATCTTGGAAAGTAATTTGGCAAATAGTTGCTTGTGCATCCCATATTTTATCACTTTGATTTCACAAAGGGAAATGCTGGACATCCCCCGGGGATCAAATTCTAGATCCCCGGTCCCCGGCCGTTTGATCCGGTGATTTCAGTTGTTTTTGGCTGTCCGATCAGATCTTCGACCCTCCTCTCTCGCTTTTGTTTCCATAACGTACCAACCTAGCAAAAAATGTTTTGTTTGTAACAAAATCTGTACCGAGCAAAATATCACAAAATCATACTTTTGCTTCCATAAAAACACAAATGCAGCAAAACTAACCGCGTTTGTAGCAAAAAATGGCTCACCCACGAAATAAAACAAAACATAGAACTCGACGGTGAACTCACAAAAATGACCATGTTAAAAACATCACCGACGACCTCGTTGGAGAAAAAAAGTGTGTTACTGTAGCAAAACCGGCTTCGTCAGACGCTTGTCGGAGATATCGTAGCAATAATTTTGTACCATCGTAGCAAAATCACATATTTATTGTAGCAAAAATAATATAAGTATGTAGCAAATCAGCAAAAATTCCTGAAAGCGTGGTCTCGCTTGTAGCAACACCAAACACTATTTCTAGAACCCCGACTACAGTTTGCAACATCGTCGTCTGCCGTTTGTACCACCTCTTCTAGAGATGGTAGCAACATTGTCAACCGATCTAACACCGCCGTTAGCTTATAGTAGCACCATCGTCGATCTATAGTAGCACCACTACTGTTCGTATGTAGGATcatgaaagaaaaagaaaaatggagCTCGTTGTGGATTGGTGGATGGCACAGGAGAAGACCAAGGGCGCTGCACCGGCGTACATGGAGGGCGGGCTGGGGTGGCCTCCAACTCGGGCCTGCATTAGGGCCCTTTGTTGGTGCTGAGCTTGCCAAAGTAGGTGAGCGGATGAGGGGCatcctgacaaggtattaacttgtcaatgcctacggattgtagactagggtttagttagatgtagagggcaagtagatctcgaaggtttcagccgaaaagtactcgacgaatatgaaaactagggtttgagaaacaatgattcgatgctttctttgtccctcgactcccccttatataggatgcggagccgagggattcgtattgtacaagttacaaagtccgggaagatttctaactcctcccgcaagattacaaataatgcttcctattacaactctagctttccttaataatatcttgggcttccgagtctccttactcttcgggtagtgggcctttagtaaaccccgggtactatcttcggcaggcccattggggatgcctatgtcagtagcccccgagattttgcttgaatcgtagagtcagggaaaatctccactgtttattttactCGACAAtttaaaacttttctatattcattcacataaatttctatattgtacagggataatggtaattggggctagttcatctgacggatcaggtactagttagctgctctagtggcaatccgcaaaaacctacttcaaaatcacgtccccggacatgatcttgggatactggtgtaaacttcgacaggtgccgcttaaggtcttaccattctgtcgagtcccagtcatatttatcgggtacctaacgcgtccgttaggatttttcttcgtatctgttgatacggataaaagtagcaaaccgacgtcggagacggcgccacgcctcacagaacggatctggggtcttaccttcgcaaagttttgcggcattcagaaattgatcgcaactttggcgttctgagaatatattgtcgagtgcttattcagctgttggaatggcacattttattgagtcaaagatgacttatattgctctcctgatgggagtatatgcagagttatttataactcgaaatatactctcttgctcttCTATcgttcttcttttcattctttctttcttttttataatttcatcgggcatgcgaacagcgttcccgatgggagtagcccccgaggctacatccaagaacttgtgcttggttgtaggctctacgccttatgccgctatgttttctttctctcccgaagttttataatttctcgggtgcgcgaacagcgctccctatgggagtagcccccgaggctatgaacaaatattcgtatttgatcataggctcaagcCATCTCTATTTTGTTTCtcctgatcttttcattttttcaaagtagcccccgagcatttgatcaaaaacttgtatttgatcaaaggctctccaatactttttgcatgtcgcctttttatgccgctgttgagtcgaatttttctctctgacaaggtgacgttattgctgatgatagccacgattgtaaATCCAAAAATCGCGAGAAATTTTCTcccactgccttgcgggcccaaattatccattatcgtgacacgtcgtgtaggtgggggacacacgtcctccgcttttcctggcgcacgtaccgtaacttctccagtgttaaaatacttttttactctTGTTTCtgcgtggttatcatctgccgcaccccttttccatccaacggtccgccgcttcgcctcatctttatataagatctccttcttcctcctcgagcacttccgctcgcgccgttctccttcTCTCCTCTACGAAACCTGCTCCTGCACCCCTCAATTccctaagctcatcttctccaagttgcattcctgcgccattgttgatgccaccgcgtcggttaaCTAGGCACCACACGCCTGAATCGTCGATGGCCGCcgcagatctgggaagcgcggagtgggaaaggtccaaaatttc contains the following coding sequences:
- the LOC124670770 gene encoding cytochrome P450 709B2-like, whose protein sequence is MASGAVLGLVALVVVVATWLWTAAMHHLVWRPYAVAKSFRRQGIRGPAYRFFVGNNEESKAMRVATANDVLNIRSHDIIPRVLPQYQAWTASYGKVFLSWTGYTPALCVGDYDMVKQILSNKSGLYNKPDPGPNILALLGKGLVFADGDLWTRHRHVVHPAFTMDKLKMMAKTMAECAGKVVGAWEARAAAASGGVARVENIGQQFVELTADVISHTAFGSSYREGKEVFVAQGELQYIAFTSINKVRVPGLQYLPTKTNVRRWQLTKKVRGTLMAIIRDRQAAAKDARGYGNDLLGLMLEANALADAGEQRAAMSMDEIIDECKTFFFAGHDTTSHLLTWAVFLLGTHPEWQQKLREEVLRECGGTKAPIHGDALNKLKIATMVLYETLRLYGAVTIIARKAVADTELGGVKIPKGTMTMIPIAMMHRDEEVWGADAGTFNPDRFRNGVGRAAKHPSAMLGFSVGPRSCIGQDFAMLEAKATLALIVRQFEFEVAPEYVHAPADFLTLQPKCGLPILLKLLHQ